From a region of the Corallococcus coralloides DSM 2259 genome:
- a CDS encoding DUF3108 domain-containing protein: protein MRSLSRWGFTAAAVVGLMGSTLAHAQEPTGSAFGPGEQAQYRVRYLGLTAGTATVTVGAPMTQWGQSVWPIVSTAKSDDLVGVYPIKSRFVSYWNAGSQRVAGSDLHSEENRKRRRQRIQLTADGAGAKVIKQKESDAPRESEHTLPEGTMDVAGATFALRGQELAVGRSYSYPVFTGSKQFTMSATVEGRETVTTPAGARDTFKVRVHTDFGGKLESKRDMVAYLSADAHHVPVRIEADFALGTVVAELTDYKPGRVVAVARADNSVD from the coding sequence ATGCGCAGTCTGTCCAGGTGGGGGTTCACGGCGGCGGCGGTGGTGGGACTCATGGGGTCCACGCTGGCGCATGCCCAGGAGCCCACCGGCTCGGCGTTCGGCCCGGGTGAGCAGGCCCAGTACCGGGTGCGCTACCTGGGGCTGACGGCCGGCACGGCGACGGTGACGGTGGGCGCGCCCATGACGCAGTGGGGCCAGAGCGTGTGGCCCATCGTGTCCACGGCGAAGTCGGACGACCTGGTGGGCGTCTACCCCATCAAGAGCCGCTTCGTGTCGTACTGGAACGCGGGCAGCCAGCGGGTGGCGGGGAGCGATCTGCACTCGGAGGAGAACCGCAAGCGCCGCCGCCAGCGCATCCAGCTCACGGCGGACGGGGCGGGCGCGAAGGTCATCAAGCAGAAGGAGAGCGACGCGCCGCGCGAGTCCGAGCACACGCTGCCCGAGGGCACCATGGACGTGGCGGGCGCGACGTTCGCGCTGCGCGGCCAGGAGCTGGCGGTGGGCCGCTCCTATTCCTACCCGGTGTTCACCGGCAGCAAGCAGTTCACCATGAGCGCCACGGTGGAGGGCCGCGAGACGGTGACGACGCCTGCGGGGGCTCGGGACACCTTCAAGGTGCGCGTGCACACCGACTTCGGCGGCAAGCTGGAATCCAAGCGCGACATGGTGGCGTACCTCAGCGCGGATGCGCATCACGTGCCGGTGCGAATCGAAGCGGACTTCGCGCTGGGCACCGTCGTGGCGGAGCTCACGGATTACAAGCCGGGCCGCGTGGTGGCGGTGGCCCGGGCGGACAACTCGGTCGACTGA
- a CDS encoding YggS family pyridoxal phosphate-dependent enzyme, translating into MSSVADNLARVRERVAKACASAGRPESSVTLVAVSKLKPAALIREAYAAGQRDFGENYAQELRDKAEELKDLDGLRWHAIGSLQTNKVKYVARVAHAFHALERLDVARELSKRREGTAPLPCYVELNLGGEDTKHGLTPDALASFLSQVRELPNLQVVGLMALPPPTDDVARMREGFARLRELARSHALTALSMGTTHDFEQAILEGATVVRVGTAIFGERA; encoded by the coding sequence ATGAGCAGCGTGGCGGACAATCTGGCGCGGGTGCGCGAACGCGTGGCGAAGGCCTGCGCGAGCGCGGGGCGGCCGGAGTCGTCGGTGACGCTGGTGGCCGTGTCCAAGCTCAAGCCCGCGGCGCTCATCCGTGAGGCGTATGCCGCGGGCCAGCGCGACTTCGGGGAGAACTACGCCCAGGAGCTGCGGGACAAGGCCGAGGAGCTCAAGGACCTGGACGGCCTGCGCTGGCACGCCATCGGGTCGCTGCAGACGAACAAGGTGAAGTACGTGGCCCGCGTCGCGCACGCCTTCCACGCGCTGGAGCGGCTGGACGTCGCCAGGGAGCTGTCCAAGCGGCGCGAGGGGACGGCTCCCCTGCCCTGCTACGTGGAGCTCAACCTGGGCGGCGAGGACACCAAGCACGGCCTCACGCCGGACGCGCTGGCCAGCTTCCTGTCGCAGGTGCGCGAGCTGCCGAACCTCCAGGTGGTGGGGCTGATGGCGCTGCCGCCGCCCACGGACGACGTGGCGCGGATGCGTGAGGGCTTCGCCCGGCTGCGCGAGCTGGCGCGGTCGCATGCGCTGACGGCCCTGTCCATGGGCACCACGCACGACTTCGAGCAGGCCATCCTGGAGGGCGCCACCGTCGTGCGCGTGGGCACCGCCATCTTCGGCGAGCGCGCCTGA